TAAAACCTTTGGTATGATTAGAATGGACGTAATTGGACTCGAACCAACGACTTCCACGATGTCAACGTGGCGCTCTAACCAACTGAGCTATACGTCCTTATGGGATTGAGTATAACACAATATGGAGTAATTTAGCAATAGAAACGCGTACTATGGCAGGGCAAACGCATACTCCATATTTTTCTCGATAAGAGGCTTGGATTGCCATCTTGTTGAGAAATATCTGAGGTAAACTCAACAGCTCGATCCTTGAAATCCCTATCCTTTCGTTGAGCAAAAATTAGTATGCGTTTGCCCTGCGTACTATGGCAATGAAGAAGCAAAAATAGTGTTTTGCTTCTTCATTGCCTTGAAAACACGCAAAGGACAAGGCATGTAATTGAATAATTAGCGATCGCAAATAGCTATCCTAATCTTGAATTGCGATCGCCACCCTCGCACTTTCGTTATATCATTTAATTCAGAAACTGTTCTATAGTGTGCGTTAATCGTTCAAACTGAAAATTATCAATTAAATTAAGCCAACTACTTGCAACAGTAGGATAATCGTATCGTATAACTTCTATCAATTCTATAGCGCGATCGCTATCTGCTTCAACACAAGCCTGATGTAAGGAGTGAAGCCAATCTATGGGAAGAGTCTTTAAAACTGCTGTTAAACCTTCTACATTTTCTCCAGAAGTGGCGGAGGGTAAAGTTGAAGTTTGAGGCAAAGCGTAGATATAACGTACTTCTAAATACTGACCGATCTTCTCAAAAATTATGGTTTCTTGAAAGGGTTTCGTCACGAAATCATCGCATCCTGCTTCTAACATTGCCGTTCGTTCGTCTTCAAGGATACTGGCACTTAAAGCAATAATCGTCACTGGGGGAGGAGGTTTAGCAGTAGGAGCCAGCGTTTGCTGTACTATTTTCTCTCGCTGGCGAATGTACCGCGTTGCTTCATAACCATCCATTTCCGACATATGAATATCCATCCAAATCAGATGAGGATGCCAGCTTTCCCATAAAGCAATTGCTTCTTCTCCATTATGAGCTTCTCGGACTTCAAAGCCAACTGACGTCAATAATTCATTCAACACTAAACAATTTTCTAATCGATCTTCAACAATCGCAATTCGATATTGAGGTTGATTGGATTGAAGTCCGATCGCTCGCTGCCCGTTACTCACTATACTCTCTATTGGTGTCTCTATAATTTGAACGGCAATATCAAATGCGAAGATCGAGCCTTCTCCCACCACACTTGACACGGTAATCTGACCTCCCATCAGATGCACAAATTGTTGAGAAATAGCCAATCCTAAACCCGTACCTTTACCCGATTTCTTACCAGTTTCTGTCTGGGAAAACGGTTGAAATAATTTAGGGATTTCATCGGGTTCTATCCCCGGTCCTGTATCCTCTATTTCAAATCTAATGTTTTCGAGATCGCTTGTCGTATCGAACGTTCTCGCTACACGCAATACTACTTTACCTGCGGCAGTAAATTTAATCGCATTCCCCAATAAATTAATTAAAATTTGCTGTAATTTTCCTCGATCGGTTTTAATATATTGAGGCAAACCATCCGTTCGTTCAAAAATGAGATCGATATTTTTGCCATCCGATTTTATCTTTAACATCTCCTGAGTTGTATCTAGCAATTGATATAAATCGAATTCCTGCGGATTAAATGTTATGCATCCTGCTTCAATTTTGGACATATCTAAAATATCATTAATTAGAGACAATAAGTGTTCTCCACTACGAAGTATAATATCTGTTTTTTTCTGACAATCGCTGTTGAGAGATGAATCCCGTTGCAGAATTTGGGCAAATCCTAAAATAGCATTAAGTGGAGTTCTTAACTCATGACTCATACTCGCTAAAAACTTAGATTTTGCTTGATTGGCAACTTCAGCTTTTTCTCGCTCGAGATCGATGGTTGCCATTTGCGACTCAATTTGCAAAGCCATTTGCAAAAAAGTTTTACTCAAAATACCAATCTCATCATTTCCTCGAGGTAGTTTCTCAATTTGAATAAAATTTCCTATGGTAATATCTTGCATTCCTACGGAGAGCTGTTGCAAGCGCACGATCAATCTTTGCGCGCTGCG
This window of the Roseofilum casamattae BLCC-M143 genome carries:
- a CDS encoding ATP-binding protein, whose product is MNKQKNTILYQFLLVAGVALFLILALWFLDFRDRVKLNVILERESKYLDIKKQLSNLQLEMTLARLDEAQMIHSRNAKFFDDFERRIEGIIILSENLKQDCQEEEDILEMIENTTKILAKYKASVTHVSKIQNIMGFDRELSLNEGILTQIEISQYRIKNILEFSNQAELTIDFMEMQFAQEDFKNSLDMRIADGLVQETLILSDRIQNSSISPLLKHSLKIELDRYENLVSELTSKTLELELVIAESSLQYNRIAPELATTHGIIDELLREAAETLRQQRKQSQYQMVFVFINALLIIAIFMFWQIRSAQRLIVRLQQLSVGMQDITIGNFIQIEKLPRGNDEIGILSKTFLQMALQIESQMATIDLEREKAEVANQAKSKFLASMSHELRTPLNAILGFAQILQRDSSLNSDCQKKTDIILRSGEHLLSLINDILDMSKIEAGCITFNPQEFDLYQLLDTTQEMLKIKSDGKNIDLIFERTDGLPQYIKTDRGKLQQILINLLGNAIKFTAAGKVVLRVARTFDTTSDLENIRFEIEDTGPGIEPDEIPKLFQPFSQTETGKKSGKGTGLGLAISQQFVHLMGGQITVSSVVGEGSIFAFDIAVQIIETPIESIVSNGQRAIGLQSNQPQYRIAIVEDRLENCLVLNELLTSVGFEVREAHNGEEAIALWESWHPHLIWMDIHMSEMDGYEATRYIRQREKIVQQTLAPTAKPPPPVTIIALSASILEDERTAMLEAGCDDFVTKPFQETIIFEKIGQYLEVRYIYALPQTSTLPSATSGENVEGLTAVLKTLPIDWLHSLHQACVEADSDRAIELIEVIRYDYPTVASSWLNLIDNFQFERLTHTIEQFLN